One genomic segment of Panicum virgatum strain AP13 chromosome 2N, P.virgatum_v5, whole genome shotgun sequence includes these proteins:
- the LOC120658263 gene encoding uncharacterized protein LOC120658263 isoform X4 → MDGASWPARWPPTPAPPALPPPPPPLPSQMDGVTLRHLLRPFSAQEAAAGGRASEQLVTNPSTAQPGQTARAGPSNELLAQVPGSYSTFGLAPDLKALFDKPSASNAADIIDLTRASPPGSAATATLPMHSRHGLTASSSNEQSSAGALFWNKSANGMGTFTGEGSAKEGISDGGIQFHDSSAYALQKLPFKSTTHHHPTLLGDRIRVACLNVGGEFFVGEAGLFGVICLCHRLRMSVAKFCEHAGGTPEKAGEIVRVENGMTIAQWFKFCIGVGGSIASTRWDWPEWACMKSSPEEYMLKSLASRNSGTGKVGLLGGYGKITGPTNNPDYSSNLYIEGGGCTNVDKQMNGSDETNYRKSVDVHEALIKNSALLQNSTIMNLGLTKNHTVHALNLNPLSTPSGSLHFEASRGRHYNGNHLAHNYGILLEKNLDSSFLNPGQHSTRVVSHDSRVCRPDFPHRILQDNLCNPSNTELKLGQSSYHQPMTTLFPLGQSAVIDFQKPQVHRPLVNQNPYPKQATKINNNLAEHNETSISTGNKKQPLEVANGTKHSEGGERTDDTSKNSFISLFLSHLERNSTPEPIDDILNSNEHYHSKAPDVACGSDHPKIASRQIDTRVNDYHPKLSPTIFHMSRRSEGISLSGAYSGDNPQDASHANSQEHLIHGDCPSHLLPNQPNAGISKNCARDSCPANCMSCTHVGNKSHQVSHGDIGVPCFYDKMPKGQGTFERVDDLCTHRSLRAYAKINCENGKSCCSSREFLPSSCQNDKSTLGKSSCAFCCKIQEDVSKLGFIPGHLCRTSFSSDLGPVLASKPTLEGQDELCACSKFAQRSSLCSQEHILQSSCYACPIDGLYYRSSMGHAADSLTKHTLFDALNRKEQGPCYNGRCCYSVVPKCLSGCVFTKHCDVRIDQIGHNAHKGKHQLQMPTRCCTLEENEKLTCQCLSNRIAGTNLSQVSYFKHVSDKVMNQPSIAITERLKNVSEASVADDSLSKVVTEKKGVYRDSVVSKGQPKFGFSSGSSSIVVTKFQMSPEVNNVSSTAKHRKHKKLCDEGSRIEKCSASSYVPTSSTGCEEAINSFTRSQLGPSRVKRKSNQISEGSRLEEKDNEEPCFGPQKKYRTLRFSGKNSESDDCTRTSSESSQKGCCQPLNEVNSFSCKVLRTKRKHTMQLNKPVKRLHNQNKVFKGDDEQPDTKGSCFGGSDSFDRRKHVEDMTALDRTKHHREGSRVFIRKLPKYVSLNCIVNEPDSEDACSGSAGIDPSLVATGIANDNRKSPKIVSLSLVLKKAKRCHSVKLCKTESTHLYEERGSDCSVNSSDCSVDKYSIDNEDCGPQAEYEMQGSKRSRYSSNGLRSHFVDHCKRPSGGTKNRKAGVSFARIKRHTNFANRSACYSGSDKDNAVLTHEVNVRRHSGRLSSDTPCCVCGILDLEPSNQLIQCSKCYIKVHQACYGVLKVPRGQWFCRPCRTNTLNTACVLCGYGGGAMTRALKTKNILKSLLKGLTTIARSEKYVDSLGNASSECTSLRNPVDSAHGDSIVNMKNITSNTWTSINHNSSLLGPRTMQWVHMVCGLWTPGTKCPNAATMSAFDVSGASPAKKNTACSICGRTGGSFIKCRDVNCSVLFHPWCAHQRGLLQSEPEGERNENVGFYGRCMDHANDYSSHVNPKKECSRSSNWTCSRTEGFKGREREGYPGTSHKKSEEYSGEFNVSQEQINAWVRINGSKPCGRGQKEYIHYKQLKGWKHLVVYKSGIHGLGLYTSVFIPRGSMFRL, encoded by the exons ATGGACGGCGCGTCGTGGCCCGCGCGGTGGCCtccgacgccggcgccccccgccttgccgccgccgccgccgccgctgccgagccaG ATGGACGGCGTCACTCTGCGCCACCTGCTCCGCCCCTTCTCCGcgcaggaggccgcggcgggcggccgagCTTCGGAGCAGCTGGTCACGAATCCTTCGACCGCGCAACCCGGCCAGACTGCGAGAGCGGGGCCGAGCAACGAGCTGCTTGCTCAAGTTCCGGGGAGCTATTCCACTTTCGGCCTTGCGCCGGACCTTAAGGCATTGTTTGATAAGCCAAGTGCGAGCAATGCTGCTGATATCATTGATCTTACTCGGGCTTCTCCGCCCGGTAGCGCTGCCACTGCCACTCTGCCCATGCATTCAAGACATGGATTGACAGCAAGCAGTAGCAATGAGCAGTCCTCTGCTGGAGCACTTTTTTGGAATAAAAGTGCTAATGGAATGGGTACTTTTACTGGGGAAGGTTCAGCCAAAGAAG GAATTTCAGACGGTGGCATACAGTTTCATGACTCAAGTGCGTACGCACTGCAGAAATTGCCGTTCAAATCAACGACTCATCATCATCCTACACTGCTTGGTGATCGTATCCGTGTCGCCTGTCTGAACGTTG GTGGAGAGTTCTTTGTGGGTGAAGCTGGGCTTTTTGGAGTCATTTGCCTGTGTCATCGGTTGAGAATGTCTGTAGCTAAATTCTGCGAG CATGCGGGAGGAACTCCAGAAAAAGCTGGTGAAATAGTCCGTGTGGAGAATGGCATGACTATCGCCCAATGGTTCAAATTCTGCATAGGG GTGGGAGGATCTATTGCTAGCACCAGGTGGGATTGGCCAGAATGGGCATGTATGAAAAGTTCTCCAGAAGAGTACATGTTGAAAAGTCTTGCTTCTAGAAATAGTGGTACAGGAAAAGTAGGGTTATTAGGTGGATATGGAAAAATCACTGGACCTACAAACAACCCAGATTATTCCAGTAATCTGTACATTGAGGGTGGAGGATGCACTAATGTTGACAAGCAAATGAATGGGTCAGATGAAACAAATTACAGAAAGAGTGTTGATGTGCACGAAGCTTTAATAAAGAACTCTGCTTTACTACAGAATTCCACAATAATGAATTTAGGGCTCACTAAAAACCATACAGTTCATGCATTGAACCTGAACCCTCTTAGCACACCTAGTGGAAGCCTACACTTTGAAGCAAGCAGGGGAAGACATTACAATGGAAATCACTTGGCGCATAATTATGGAATCCTTCTGGAGAAAAACTTAGATTCATCTTTTCTTAATCCTGGACAACATTCGACAAGAGTTGTGAGCCATGATAGTAGGGTGTGCAGACCTGATTTCCCCCACAGAATATTGCAGGACAATTTGTGCAATCCTTCAAACACTGAATTAAAGCTTGGGCAATCTTCTTATCATCAACCTATGACCACTCTATTTCCATTGGGACAGTCAGCAGTAATTGATTTTCAGAAACCTCAGGTACATAGGCCATTGGTAAATCAAA ATCCTTATCCAAAGCAAGCAACAAAGATCAACAATAATCTAGCTGAACATAATGAAACATCCATTAGTACTGGGAATAAGAAGCAACCACTTGAAGTTGCTAATGGAACAAAACATTCTGAAGGTGGTGAGCGTACAGATGATACATCCAAGAATTCATTTATCTCATTATTTCTTTCACACCTTGAGAGGAATAGTACACCCGAACCCATTGACGATATTCTCAACAGTAATGAGCATTATCATTCAAAGGCTCCTGATGTTGCATGTGGTTCTGATCATCCAAAAATTGCCAGTAGACAGATTGACACAAGGGTTAATGATTATCATCCGAAGTTGAGCCCCACCATTTTTCATATGAGTAGAAGATCAGAGGGCATTTCTCTTTCAGGGGCTTACAGTGGAGATAATCCTCAAGATGCATCCCATGCTAATAGTCAGGAACATTTGATTCATGGGGATTGCCCATCACATTTGCTGCCTAATCAACCTAATGCTGGAATTTCGAAAAATTGTGCAAGAGATTCATGTCCTGCAAATTGCATGAGCTGCACTCACGTGGGTAATAAATCCCATCAGGTTTCACATGGTGACATTGGGGTTCCCTGTTTCTATGATAAAATG CCCAAGGGCCAGGGTACTTTTGAGCGAGTTGATGACTTATGCACACATAGAAGTTTGAGAGCTTATGCCAAAATTAACTGTGAGAATGGGAAGTCTTGCTGTTCTTCTAGAGAGTTTCTACCTAGCTCTTGCCAAAATGATAAGTCAACACTGGGAAAATCAAGTTGTGCATTCTGTTGCAAAATTCAGGAAGATGTTTCCAAACTTGGTTTTATACCTGGTCACTTGTGCAGAACTTCATTTTCTAGTGATCTTGGTCCAGTTCTAGCCAGTAAGCCTACCCTTGAAG GGCAAGATGAACTTTGTGCCTGCTCCAAATTTGCACAAAGATCATCATTATGTTCTCAAGAACACATCTTGCAGTCTTCTTGTTATGCATGTCCCATTGATGGATTGTACTACAGAAG TTCTATGGGACATGCAGCAGATAGCTTGACAAAACACACTCTGTTTGATGCACTTAACAGAAAAGAACAAGGCCCTTGTTACAATGGAAGATGCTGCTATTCTGTAGTCCCAAAATGTTTGTCTGGTTGCGTCTTTACAAAACACTGTGATGTCAGAATTGATCAAATTGGTCATAATGCGCATAAAGGCAAACACCAGCTGCAAATGCCTACCAGATGCTGCACATTAGAAGAGAATGAGAAGTTAACATGCCAATGCTTAAGCAATAGAATTGCTGGAACAAACTTGTCCCaagtttcttattttaaacatGTATCTGATAAAGTAATGAACCAGCCTTCTATTGCTATAACAGAGAGACTGAAGAATGTATCGGAAGCTTCAGTGGCTGATGACAGTTTGTCAAAAGTAGTAACAGAGAAAAAGGGCGTTTACAGAGATTCTGTCGTATCCAAAGGACAACCAAAGTTTGGGTTCTCTTCTGGATCTTCCAGCATTGTGGTTACAAAGTTTCAGATGTCACCTGAAGTTAACAATGTATCCTCTACTGCTAAACATAGGAAACATAAAAAATTATGTGATGAAGGATCAAGAATTGAGAAATGTTCCGCATCCAGCTACGTGCCTACCAGTAGCACAGGATGTGAAGAAGCCATAAATAGTTTTACCAGATCTCAGTTGGGTCCATCTCGAGTGAAGCGCAAGAGTAATCAGATTTCTGAGGGAAGTAGACTGGAGGAGAAGGACAATGAGGAGCCTTGTTTTGGAccccaaaaaaaatatagaacaTTGAGGTTCTCTGGTAAAAATTCCGAATCAGATGATTGTACTAGGACTAGTTCTGAGTCATCCCAAAAGGGGTGTTGCCAACCACTAAATGAGGTTAACTCATTTTCTTGCAAGGTGCTGAGAACCAAGCGAAAACATACAATGCAACTGAATAAGCCTGTGAAACGGCTTCATAACCAGAACAAGGTTTTCAAAGGTGATGATGAGCAACCAGATACCAAGGGCAGTTGTTTTGGTGGATCAGATTCCTTTGATAGAAGAAAGCATGTAGAGGATATGACTGCTCTGGATAGAACAAAACATCACCGGGAAGGGAGTCGAGTATTTATCCGCAAACTGCCCAAATATGTATCTCTGAATTGCATTGTCAATGAACCTGACAGTGAAGATGCTTGCAGTGGGAGTGCTGGGATTGATCCTAGCTTAGTAGCCACAGGGATAGCAAATGATAACCGAAAATCTCCCAAGATTGTTTCACTCAGTCTGGTTCTTAAAAAGGCTAAGAGATGTCATTCTGTTAAACTCTGTAAGACAGAAAGCACCCACTTGTATGAGGAAAGGGGCTCAGATTGTTCTGTGAACAGCTCAGATTGTTCTGTAGATAAGTATTCCATTGATAATGAAGATTGCGGCCCACAAGCTGAATATGAAATGCAGGGTTCCAAAAGGAGTAGGTATTCATCTAATGGTTTAAGGTCTCATTTTGTGGATCACTGCAAAAGACCATCTGGTG GGACTAAGAATCGAAAAGCAGGTGTATCCTTTGCTAGGATTAAGAGGCATACTAATTTTGCAAACAGATCAGCATGCTATTCTGGCAGTGACAAAGACAATGCTGTGCTAACCCATGAAGTTAATGTTAGGAG GCACAGTGGAAGGCTTAGTTCAGATACTCCATGCTGTGTTTGTGGAATCTTAGACCTGGAGCCTTCCAATCAATTGATACAGTGCAGCAAGTGCTATATCAAA GTGCACCAAGCTTGCTATGGTGTTCTGAAAGTTCCTAGAGGTCAATGGTTCTGTAGACCCTGCAGGACTAATACCCTGAACACG GCCTGTGTGTTATGTGGTTATGGAGGTGGAGCTATGACAAGGGCACTGAAAACTAAGAACATTCTGAAAAGTTTGCTCAAAGGTTTGACGACTATAGCGAGGTCAGAAAAATATGTTGATTCATTAGGAAATGCAAGCAGCGAGTGTACAA GTCTGCGAAATCCAGTAGACAGTGCACATGGGGATAGCATTGTGAACATGAAGAACATTACCAGCAATACCTGGACCTCTATTAATCACAATTCCAGTTTGCTTGGACCACGAACAATGCAGTGGGTTCACATGGTCTGTGGACTATGGACACCTGGCACGAAATGCCCAAATGCTGCCACAATGAGTGCTTTTGATGTATCGGGTGCTTCACCTGCCAAGAAAAATACT GCATGTTCAATATGTGGCAGAACTGGGGGCTCATTTATTAAGTGCCGAGATGTAAATTGTTCGGTGCTCTTTCATCCTTGGTGTGCACATCAGAGG GGTTTGCTGCAAAGTGAGCCCGAAGGTGAGCGCAATGAAAATGTTGGCTTTTATGGGCGATGCATGGATCATGCTAATGATTATTCTAGTCACGTTAATCCTAAGAAGGAATGCTCTAGAAGCAGCAACTGGACATGCTCACGGACAGAG GGTTTTAAAggtcgagagagagagggctatCCTGGTACTAGCCACAAGAAATCTGAAGAGTACAGTGGTGAGTTCAATGTTTCCCAAGAACAGATAAATGCTTGGGTACGCATAAATGGTTCGAAGCCGTGCGGAAGAGGACAG AAGGAATACATCCATTACAAGCAGTTAAAAGGTTGGAAGCATTTGGTAGTGTACAAATCGGGCATACATGGACTTGGTCTCTACACATCAGTATTTATTCCACGTGgctcaatg TTCAGGTTGTAG
- the LOC120658263 gene encoding uncharacterized protein LOC120658263 isoform X5 codes for MDGASWPARWPPTPAPPALPPPPPPLPSQMDGVTLRHLLRPFSAQEAAAGGRASEQLVTNPSTAQPGQTARAGPSNELLAQVPGSYSTFGLAPDLKALFDKPSASNAADIIDLTRASPPGSAATATLPMHSRHGLTASSSNEQSSAGALFWNKSANGMGTFTGEGSAKEGISDGGIQFHDSSAYALQKLPFKSTTHHHPTLLGDRIRVACLNVGGEFFVGEAGLFGVICLCHRLRMSVAKFCEHAGGTPEKAGEIVRVENGMTIAQWFKFCIGVGGSIASTRWDWPEWACMKSSPEEYMLKSLASRNSGTGKVGLLGGYGKITGPTNNPDYSSNLYIEGGGCTNVDKQMNGSDETNYRKSVDVHEALIKNSALLQNSTIMNLGLTKNHTVHALNLNPLSTPSGSLHFEASRGRHYNGNHLAHNYGILLEKNLDSSFLNPGQHSTRVVSHDSRVCRPDFPHRILQDNLCNPSNTELKLGQSSYHQPMTTLFPLGQSAVIDFQKPQVHRPLVNQNPYPKQATKINNNLAEHNETSISTGNKKQPLEVANGTKHSEGGERTDDTSKNSFISLFLSHLERNSTPEPIDDILNSNEHYHSKAPDVACGSDHPKIASRQIDTRVNDYHPKLSPTIFHMSRRSEGISLSGAYSGDNPQDASHANSQEHLIHGDCPSHLLPNQPNAGISKNCARDSCPANCMSCTHVGNKSHQVSHGDIGVPCFYDKMPKGQGTFERVDDLCTHRSLRAYAKINCENGKSCCSSREFLPSSCQNDKSTLGKSSCAFCCKIQEDVSKLGFIPGHLCRTSFSSDLGPVLASKPTLEGQDELCACSKFAQRSSLCSQEHILQSSCYACPIDGLYYRSSMGHAADSLTKHTLFDALNRKEQGPCYNGRCCYSVVPKCLSGCVFTKHCDVRIDQIGHNAHKGKHQLQMPTRCCTLEENEKLTCQCLSNRIAGTNLSQVSYFKHVSDKVMNQPSIAITERLKNVSEASVADDSLSKVVTEKKGVYRDSVVSKGQPKFGFSSGSSSIVVTKFQMSPEVNNVSSTAKHRKHKKLCDEGSRIEKCSASSYVPTSSTGCEEAINSFTRSQLGPSRVKRKSNQISEGSRLEEKDNEEPCFGPQKKYRTLRFSGKNSESDDCTRTSSESSQKGCCQPLNEVNSFSCKVLRTKRKHTMQLNKPVKRLHNQNKVFKGDDEQPDTKGSCFGGSDSFDRRKHVEDMTALDRTKHHREGSRVFIRKLPKYVSLNCIVNEPDSEDACSGSAGIDPSLVATGIANDNRKSPKIVSLSLVLKKAKRCHSVKLCKTESTHLYEERGSDCSVNSSDCSVDKYSIDNEDCGPQAEYEMQGSKRSRYSSNGLRSHFVDHCKRPSGGTKNRKAGVSFARIKRHTNFANRSACYSGSDKDNAVLTHEVNVRRHSGRLSSDTPCCVCGILDLEPSNQLIQCSKCYIKVHQACYGVLKVPRGQWFCRPCRTNTLNTACVLCGYGGGAMTRALKTKNILKSLLKGLTTIARSEKYVDSLGNASSECTSLRNPVDSAHGDSIVNMKNITSNTWTSINHNSSLLGPRTMQWVHMVCGLWTPGTKCPNAATMSAFDVSGASPAKKNTACSICGRTGGSFIKCRDVNCSVLFHPWCAHQRGLLQSEPEGERNENVGFYGRCMDHANDYSSHVNPKKECSRSSNWTCSRTEGFKGREREGYPGTSHKKSEEYSGEFNVSQEQINAWVRINGSKPCGRGQEYIHYKQLKGWKHLVVYKSGIHGLGLYTSVFIPRGSMFRL; via the exons ATGGACGGCGCGTCGTGGCCCGCGCGGTGGCCtccgacgccggcgccccccgccttgccgccgccgccgccgccgctgccgagccaG ATGGACGGCGTCACTCTGCGCCACCTGCTCCGCCCCTTCTCCGcgcaggaggccgcggcgggcggccgagCTTCGGAGCAGCTGGTCACGAATCCTTCGACCGCGCAACCCGGCCAGACTGCGAGAGCGGGGCCGAGCAACGAGCTGCTTGCTCAAGTTCCGGGGAGCTATTCCACTTTCGGCCTTGCGCCGGACCTTAAGGCATTGTTTGATAAGCCAAGTGCGAGCAATGCTGCTGATATCATTGATCTTACTCGGGCTTCTCCGCCCGGTAGCGCTGCCACTGCCACTCTGCCCATGCATTCAAGACATGGATTGACAGCAAGCAGTAGCAATGAGCAGTCCTCTGCTGGAGCACTTTTTTGGAATAAAAGTGCTAATGGAATGGGTACTTTTACTGGGGAAGGTTCAGCCAAAGAAG GAATTTCAGACGGTGGCATACAGTTTCATGACTCAAGTGCGTACGCACTGCAGAAATTGCCGTTCAAATCAACGACTCATCATCATCCTACACTGCTTGGTGATCGTATCCGTGTCGCCTGTCTGAACGTTG GTGGAGAGTTCTTTGTGGGTGAAGCTGGGCTTTTTGGAGTCATTTGCCTGTGTCATCGGTTGAGAATGTCTGTAGCTAAATTCTGCGAG CATGCGGGAGGAACTCCAGAAAAAGCTGGTGAAATAGTCCGTGTGGAGAATGGCATGACTATCGCCCAATGGTTCAAATTCTGCATAGGG GTGGGAGGATCTATTGCTAGCACCAGGTGGGATTGGCCAGAATGGGCATGTATGAAAAGTTCTCCAGAAGAGTACATGTTGAAAAGTCTTGCTTCTAGAAATAGTGGTACAGGAAAAGTAGGGTTATTAGGTGGATATGGAAAAATCACTGGACCTACAAACAACCCAGATTATTCCAGTAATCTGTACATTGAGGGTGGAGGATGCACTAATGTTGACAAGCAAATGAATGGGTCAGATGAAACAAATTACAGAAAGAGTGTTGATGTGCACGAAGCTTTAATAAAGAACTCTGCTTTACTACAGAATTCCACAATAATGAATTTAGGGCTCACTAAAAACCATACAGTTCATGCATTGAACCTGAACCCTCTTAGCACACCTAGTGGAAGCCTACACTTTGAAGCAAGCAGGGGAAGACATTACAATGGAAATCACTTGGCGCATAATTATGGAATCCTTCTGGAGAAAAACTTAGATTCATCTTTTCTTAATCCTGGACAACATTCGACAAGAGTTGTGAGCCATGATAGTAGGGTGTGCAGACCTGATTTCCCCCACAGAATATTGCAGGACAATTTGTGCAATCCTTCAAACACTGAATTAAAGCTTGGGCAATCTTCTTATCATCAACCTATGACCACTCTATTTCCATTGGGACAGTCAGCAGTAATTGATTTTCAGAAACCTCAGGTACATAGGCCATTGGTAAATCAAA ATCCTTATCCAAAGCAAGCAACAAAGATCAACAATAATCTAGCTGAACATAATGAAACATCCATTAGTACTGGGAATAAGAAGCAACCACTTGAAGTTGCTAATGGAACAAAACATTCTGAAGGTGGTGAGCGTACAGATGATACATCCAAGAATTCATTTATCTCATTATTTCTTTCACACCTTGAGAGGAATAGTACACCCGAACCCATTGACGATATTCTCAACAGTAATGAGCATTATCATTCAAAGGCTCCTGATGTTGCATGTGGTTCTGATCATCCAAAAATTGCCAGTAGACAGATTGACACAAGGGTTAATGATTATCATCCGAAGTTGAGCCCCACCATTTTTCATATGAGTAGAAGATCAGAGGGCATTTCTCTTTCAGGGGCTTACAGTGGAGATAATCCTCAAGATGCATCCCATGCTAATAGTCAGGAACATTTGATTCATGGGGATTGCCCATCACATTTGCTGCCTAATCAACCTAATGCTGGAATTTCGAAAAATTGTGCAAGAGATTCATGTCCTGCAAATTGCATGAGCTGCACTCACGTGGGTAATAAATCCCATCAGGTTTCACATGGTGACATTGGGGTTCCCTGTTTCTATGATAAAATG CCCAAGGGCCAGGGTACTTTTGAGCGAGTTGATGACTTATGCACACATAGAAGTTTGAGAGCTTATGCCAAAATTAACTGTGAGAATGGGAAGTCTTGCTGTTCTTCTAGAGAGTTTCTACCTAGCTCTTGCCAAAATGATAAGTCAACACTGGGAAAATCAAGTTGTGCATTCTGTTGCAAAATTCAGGAAGATGTTTCCAAACTTGGTTTTATACCTGGTCACTTGTGCAGAACTTCATTTTCTAGTGATCTTGGTCCAGTTCTAGCCAGTAAGCCTACCCTTGAAG GGCAAGATGAACTTTGTGCCTGCTCCAAATTTGCACAAAGATCATCATTATGTTCTCAAGAACACATCTTGCAGTCTTCTTGTTATGCATGTCCCATTGATGGATTGTACTACAGAAG TTCTATGGGACATGCAGCAGATAGCTTGACAAAACACACTCTGTTTGATGCACTTAACAGAAAAGAACAAGGCCCTTGTTACAATGGAAGATGCTGCTATTCTGTAGTCCCAAAATGTTTGTCTGGTTGCGTCTTTACAAAACACTGTGATGTCAGAATTGATCAAATTGGTCATAATGCGCATAAAGGCAAACACCAGCTGCAAATGCCTACCAGATGCTGCACATTAGAAGAGAATGAGAAGTTAACATGCCAATGCTTAAGCAATAGAATTGCTGGAACAAACTTGTCCCaagtttcttattttaaacatGTATCTGATAAAGTAATGAACCAGCCTTCTATTGCTATAACAGAGAGACTGAAGAATGTATCGGAAGCTTCAGTGGCTGATGACAGTTTGTCAAAAGTAGTAACAGAGAAAAAGGGCGTTTACAGAGATTCTGTCGTATCCAAAGGACAACCAAAGTTTGGGTTCTCTTCTGGATCTTCCAGCATTGTGGTTACAAAGTTTCAGATGTCACCTGAAGTTAACAATGTATCCTCTACTGCTAAACATAGGAAACATAAAAAATTATGTGATGAAGGATCAAGAATTGAGAAATGTTCCGCATCCAGCTACGTGCCTACCAGTAGCACAGGATGTGAAGAAGCCATAAATAGTTTTACCAGATCTCAGTTGGGTCCATCTCGAGTGAAGCGCAAGAGTAATCAGATTTCTGAGGGAAGTAGACTGGAGGAGAAGGACAATGAGGAGCCTTGTTTTGGAccccaaaaaaaatatagaacaTTGAGGTTCTCTGGTAAAAATTCCGAATCAGATGATTGTACTAGGACTAGTTCTGAGTCATCCCAAAAGGGGTGTTGCCAACCACTAAATGAGGTTAACTCATTTTCTTGCAAGGTGCTGAGAACCAAGCGAAAACATACAATGCAACTGAATAAGCCTGTGAAACGGCTTCATAACCAGAACAAGGTTTTCAAAGGTGATGATGAGCAACCAGATACCAAGGGCAGTTGTTTTGGTGGATCAGATTCCTTTGATAGAAGAAAGCATGTAGAGGATATGACTGCTCTGGATAGAACAAAACATCACCGGGAAGGGAGTCGAGTATTTATCCGCAAACTGCCCAAATATGTATCTCTGAATTGCATTGTCAATGAACCTGACAGTGAAGATGCTTGCAGTGGGAGTGCTGGGATTGATCCTAGCTTAGTAGCCACAGGGATAGCAAATGATAACCGAAAATCTCCCAAGATTGTTTCACTCAGTCTGGTTCTTAAAAAGGCTAAGAGATGTCATTCTGTTAAACTCTGTAAGACAGAAAGCACCCACTTGTATGAGGAAAGGGGCTCAGATTGTTCTGTGAACAGCTCAGATTGTTCTGTAGATAAGTATTCCATTGATAATGAAGATTGCGGCCCACAAGCTGAATATGAAATGCAGGGTTCCAAAAGGAGTAGGTATTCATCTAATGGTTTAAGGTCTCATTTTGTGGATCACTGCAAAAGACCATCTGGTG GGACTAAGAATCGAAAAGCAGGTGTATCCTTTGCTAGGATTAAGAGGCATACTAATTTTGCAAACAGATCAGCATGCTATTCTGGCAGTGACAAAGACAATGCTGTGCTAACCCATGAAGTTAATGTTAGGAG GCACAGTGGAAGGCTTAGTTCAGATACTCCATGCTGTGTTTGTGGAATCTTAGACCTGGAGCCTTCCAATCAATTGATACAGTGCAGCAAGTGCTATATCAAA GTGCACCAAGCTTGCTATGGTGTTCTGAAAGTTCCTAGAGGTCAATGGTTCTGTAGACCCTGCAGGACTAATACCCTGAACACG GCCTGTGTGTTATGTGGTTATGGAGGTGGAGCTATGACAAGGGCACTGAAAACTAAGAACATTCTGAAAAGTTTGCTCAAAGGTTTGACGACTATAGCGAGGTCAGAAAAATATGTTGATTCATTAGGAAATGCAAGCAGCGAGTGTACAA GTCTGCGAAATCCAGTAGACAGTGCACATGGGGATAGCATTGTGAACATGAAGAACATTACCAGCAATACCTGGACCTCTATTAATCACAATTCCAGTTTGCTTGGACCACGAACAATGCAGTGGGTTCACATGGTCTGTGGACTATGGACACCTGGCACGAAATGCCCAAATGCTGCCACAATGAGTGCTTTTGATGTATCGGGTGCTTCACCTGCCAAGAAAAATACT GCATGTTCAATATGTGGCAGAACTGGGGGCTCATTTATTAAGTGCCGAGATGTAAATTGTTCGGTGCTCTTTCATCCTTGGTGTGCACATCAGAGG GGTTTGCTGCAAAGTGAGCCCGAAGGTGAGCGCAATGAAAATGTTGGCTTTTATGGGCGATGCATGGATCATGCTAATGATTATTCTAGTCACGTTAATCCTAAGAAGGAATGCTCTAGAAGCAGCAACTGGACATGCTCACGGACAGAG GGTTTTAAAggtcgagagagagagggctatCCTGGTACTAGCCACAAGAAATCTGAAGAGTACAGTGGTGAGTTCAATGTTTCCCAAGAACAGATAAATGCTTGGGTACGCATAAATGGTTCGAAGCCGTGCGGAAGAGGACAG GAATACATCCATTACAAGCAGTTAAAAGGTTGGAAGCATTTGGTAGTGTACAAATCGGGCATACATGGACTTGGTCTCTACACATCAGTATTTATTCCACGTGgctcaatg TTCAGGTTGTAG